Part of the uncultured Fibrobacter sp. genome, AGGTGTAATACTGGGGCGTATAAATGCCATGCCGTGCGATATCCATCATGCCACTACTGAATGTGGCGCCACAAAAGACTCCTGCTGCAGCAAAAAACATCAGTGTTTTGTATTTAAAGGCCTTGCTCCCGACAGCAGAACTCAAGAAATTCACGGCATCGTTACTGACACCCACGAACAAGTCCATCAAGGCGAGCAGAAGCAGCATTGCCACAAGGATGATATAAAACGTAGTCATAAAATCTCCTAGGCGACAAACTAAAAAGCCTTGCGACAATACGCAAGGCGATGGAATGAAGTTTTCCAAAGGTTTTATTAGGACTTTACAAAGGCTTTACGCCGCTTTACACAGATTTTACTTTTTGCGGTGTAGTAAGTTATAAAGGCCCAAAAAGAAGTCGACAAGTGGGTGAAGTAGGCTGATTGCGCCTTATGGGCGGAACTGGCTTATTGTTTCCATTCTTCGGTGATGGCGCAGAAAAAGTTCTCGCTCCAGAGATTCAGTTTGTCGCTGTCGGCAATGAACGGGCGGACATCCCTTTTCGCCTCCTCGAAATCGACGGAGTGGAAACGTTCCTTTAGTAGATCCTTGAGTCCATCAAAAGTCAAGGTGTCCGCACTTTTCCAGTGCCCGGTCTGTTCCATTCTTTTTTGCAGGTGCGGCAAGTTTACGCCCGTGTTCTGCGAGATATACCATACAAAGTCGTAGAAATCGCGACCCTTGACCCTGCTTTTCCATCCGCGACAAAGTAACGCGTGGAGTTTGCCCGCAAAAAGCGAGGGCCTGTCGTAGAGTCGGACCATGAAAGGCGATGGCAGCAGCCGATACTTGCTTTCGTAGGTGGCTGACTCTGGCGGATTCGTGTCCACCTCGAATTTGATTTTCAGGATTTCGTTCCCGGGAACGGGCAAGGGAGAGTGCTTTGCGGGAACAATTTTAAGCAAGTGCTTGAGCGTGTTGCCCTTGAGAAAGGCCGACTGCACCGGAGATCCGTGCGGTTTGCTTTTCGCTTCGACAGACATTTCCAGGCCGACAGAGTAGAGCTCTTCTTCAAGCACGCCAAAATAACGTGAAAGCTCGAAACCTTCGTCTGGCTTGATCAATGAAAAGTCCAGGTCCTCCGAAAAACGGTCCAGCCCATAGAATATGCGGAGCGCCGTGCCGCCATAGAAGGCGGCCTTGTCAAAGAACCCTCCACGTGAAAGTCCGCACAGGGCGACTTCCTGCGAGATTTCCTTGAGGGCGTTCCTGTAGTCCGAAACGTTTTTGCAATTATATTTCGCAAGCATTGAATCAAGTACGTGAGTCATGCCTACCTCATC contains:
- a CDS encoding nucleotidyl transferase AbiEii/AbiGii toxin family protein, producing MTHVLDSMLAKYNCKNVSDYRNALKEISQEVALCGLSRGGFFDKAAFYGGTALRIFYGLDRFSEDLDFSLIKPDEGFELSRYFGVLEEELYSVGLEMSVEAKSKPHGSPVQSAFLKGNTLKHLLKIVPAKHSPLPVPGNEILKIKFEVDTNPPESATYESKYRLLPSPFMVRLYDRPSLFAGKLHALLCRGWKSRVKGRDFYDFVWYISQNTGVNLPHLQKRMEQTGHWKSADTLTFDGLKDLLKERFHSVDFEEAKRDVRPFIADSDKLNLWSENFFCAITEEWKQ